A region from the Nonlabens sp. YIK11 genome encodes:
- the sprA gene encoding cell surface protein SprA — MCFIVFAFAKAQQPTTTPADTTASQIQLGRITLPDPPSITSLYIYDADLDRYIFNQRFGEYRIDYPFTLTREEYQKIVIKEQMRTYFREKSKLLAGKTEADKEKQKNLLPNFYVDSDLFESIFGGTEISIIPQGNVAIDLGVLYNKTDNPSFSPRNRQNVTFDFNQRINLSLSGTVGTRLNVNANYDTQGSFDFQNQIKLDYTPTEDDILQGIEVGNVSMPLNSQLIRGAQSLFGVKADLQFGKTRITTVFSEQQSESRTVQAAGGATVNDFDFFSLDYDENRHFFLAHYFRDTYDQSLVNYPFINNNIQITRAEVWITNRGNRTEDVRNLVAIQDLGESDPTNIGLDQQPPGFLNVPAGSFPSNGNNDFNPIAINSGGETVLNRQIRDIATVEQGFGSVQVNEGFDYVTLENARQLNPNEFKLNTQLGYISLNQRLSNDEIVAVAFQYTVGGQVFQVGEFANDGVNATEVNQNPAANEQAVTNQNLVVKLLKGNLTNVSEPIWDLMMKNIYNLGGSRLSQEDFKLNIFYQFPPELNYITPAEGTLANPAVPLPDDVEETTLIRVFNLDRLNKQNDPQPAGDGFFDYVEGLTIDSETGRIIFTSVEPFGEYLFNKLDNTPNGGPEVYNNPDTYNANQAKYVYRDMYRTTKAQALQTAEKNKYLIKGEYKATGQQGIPIGGFNIPRGSVTVTAGGRTLQEGIDYTVDYARGSVIILDQALLNSNTPIQVSTENNSTFNQQTKRFTGINVEHTFNENFIVGGTFLNLKERPITQKSNYGTEPINNTIIGANFLYNTEVPFLTRLANKLPNIDTDVISNLSVRGEAAYLFPGSPDSDNFDGRAAAYVDDFEGSQTSINILSPLAWNLASTPVAFEGAGSPSNPLAYNYSRGRLAWYTIDPIFYGNQRPDEITDADVSDYRTRRVFIDEIFPQVDIQQGQTQVINTLDLSFYPDERGSYNYNPAAAGTDILPNPADSWGGITRSFLSTDFEATNVEYIQFWVMDPFMYDQTNDGGTISINLGSISEDILKDNRKQYENGLPEDGGTDLTVSTAFGKVPLNQSLIYAFDTEGQERINQDIGLDGFSDAEEIANFPQFGPDPAADNYEYFIAADGNILERYKRYNNTEGNSPTDVTQTDRGSTTQPDVEDINRDNTMNTIDSYFEYEIEIAPGRMQVGTNPYVSDSRLVTSTLPNGSTIDTRWVQFRVPLNDPTRESIGEIADFRAIRFMRMYLSDFEVDTFLRFGAMDLVRGDYRRYTASLDPNDPNVDNDQTSFEVQAVNIENNDRREPIPYVLPPGVIREELRTQNQNIRQNEQSLALLVEDLEAFDRRAVFKNIRIDMRQYENLEMFVHAESMVDKQPLLDGELEAFIRIGVDFTENYYEIRLPLTPTPFNSTSPEEIWPAANRFDIDLSLLQEIKSRVLSDPALINSEVNFFNQADLDPDSAGEPNQQIYGIKGNPNYGDVRAVMLGVRNNVKSSISGEVWFNELRLSGLQNQGGYAAILNLDANMADFATVSANGRRSTIGFGSIEQGPNERSREDVTQYDVTTSLSLGQLFPQKWGLNLPFSYRIEEETVTPQFDPQFEDIELDTRLANATSDQEREAIRNQSEDYTKRQSVNLIGVSKARTGDSKPMPYDIENFVFSGSYNQTDQRNFEIEEFKDQSVNVNATYNYAFPELKFEPLVKADTTFSGDYFKFLRDFNVNLLPNVFTASGTVRRQFNTQTFRDLQLDTNPVDLDGDGIPDAQNIALAPLTNRNFTLANQYAITWDLTNSLNLNLTANNDRIIRSYINTEDNTIDESYTLWTNFLDEGIPDSHTRQFRATYEVPFEKFPFLAFAKATYTYTADFNWQRNSQQFAQLDGIPNLGNSVQNANTHRINGNLDLGKLYSYVGLEKKKFGAAARKEAQQRTASRSRNRLPTARQEKGEEQEKTEEIKIPKKNFANQAYNTLIGIATSVKRATINYEEGNGIFLPGYTPSVGFIGTLRPSTGFTFGSQAEIRDLAARRGWLTLYQDFNEQYAEIERRKLNVNFSVDLLPDLKIDIVSNRQYQETFNENYRVDPDDLTYQSLTPQTFGNFSISTLMLGTAFSKSSIEDSQTFDQFRDNRLQVANRLAREFYGTDNFSRDDDGFPNGFSRNSQNVLLPSFLAAYEGRDVNDQDDNAFKDIPLPNWDIKYTGLMKLAWFRKTFKRFSLQHGYRSDYTINRFQTNLNFSAGNGGLEYEQQNQQVLNQNGDYKPANLYYNINLTEAFSPLIKVDFEMRNSLSIAAEWRKDRAISLSFDNNLLTEISGNELVLGVGYRIKDVPFRTSVGGRSRVIKSDLNLRLDGSVRDNITIIRYLDLENSQATAGQTIYGAKFTAEYAFSRAFQALFYYDHTFSEFAISTAFPQTTIRSGITLQYTFGN; from the coding sequence ATGTGTTTCATTGTTTTCGCTTTCGCGAAAGCGCAACAACCCACAACCACTCCTGCAGACACCACTGCATCTCAAATACAATTAGGAAGAATCACCTTGCCAGATCCTCCTAGCATCACCTCGCTGTACATCTATGATGCAGATCTGGATCGTTACATTTTTAACCAGCGTTTTGGAGAATATCGTATCGATTACCCATTCACGCTGACTCGCGAGGAATACCAAAAAATCGTGATCAAGGAACAGATGCGCACCTATTTTAGGGAGAAATCAAAACTTCTTGCCGGTAAAACCGAAGCGGATAAGGAGAAGCAAAAGAATTTGTTGCCCAATTTCTATGTGGATTCTGATCTTTTTGAGAGCATCTTTGGCGGTACGGAGATCAGTATCATTCCGCAGGGAAATGTGGCGATCGATCTGGGCGTGCTGTATAACAAGACAGATAACCCTAGCTTTTCTCCTAGAAATAGGCAAAACGTCACTTTTGATTTTAACCAGCGAATTAACCTAAGTCTTTCGGGAACCGTTGGAACCCGACTGAATGTGAACGCCAACTACGACACTCAAGGTTCCTTTGATTTCCAGAATCAAATAAAACTGGACTACACGCCTACTGAGGATGATATCCTTCAAGGTATCGAGGTAGGTAATGTGAGCATGCCGCTCAATTCCCAGTTGATACGTGGTGCTCAAAGTCTTTTTGGTGTGAAGGCAGATTTGCAATTCGGTAAAACACGCATCACAACCGTCTTTTCAGAACAGCAATCAGAATCCCGTACGGTACAGGCTGCTGGTGGAGCCACCGTCAACGATTTTGACTTTTTCTCACTGGACTATGACGAGAACAGACACTTCTTTTTAGCACATTATTTTAGGGATACCTATGATCAATCGCTGGTCAACTATCCTTTCATCAATAACAACATACAAATCACAAGAGCTGAAGTTTGGATCACTAATCGTGGTAATCGTACTGAAGATGTTCGTAACCTCGTGGCGATCCAGGATCTTGGAGAATCAGATCCCACCAATATAGGTCTGGACCAGCAGCCACCAGGATTTCTCAATGTTCCTGCAGGTAGTTTTCCTAGCAACGGGAACAATGACTTTAACCCTATTGCAATTAATTCTGGCGGTGAGACTGTGCTTAATCGTCAAATAAGAGATATCGCAACTGTAGAGCAAGGTTTTGGAAGTGTGCAGGTGAATGAAGGCTTTGATTATGTTACTCTTGAAAATGCGCGGCAGCTTAATCCAAATGAATTTAAACTCAACACACAGTTGGGTTACATTTCTTTGAACCAGCGATTGAGTAATGACGAAATCGTAGCCGTAGCATTTCAATACACCGTAGGCGGTCAGGTATTTCAAGTAGGTGAATTTGCCAATGATGGTGTCAACGCCACAGAAGTCAACCAGAACCCAGCTGCAAATGAGCAAGCGGTAACCAATCAAAACCTAGTTGTCAAATTATTAAAAGGGAATCTCACTAATGTATCAGAACCTATCTGGGACTTGATGATGAAGAACATCTACAACTTAGGCGGTTCTAGATTATCTCAGGAAGATTTCAAACTCAATATATTTTATCAATTCCCACCAGAATTAAATTACATCACTCCAGCAGAAGGTACGCTGGCAAATCCTGCAGTGCCACTGCCTGATGATGTGGAAGAGACGACCCTGATACGTGTATTTAATCTGGACCGTTTAAACAAGCAAAACGACCCGCAACCAGCAGGTGATGGGTTCTTTGATTATGTGGAAGGACTCACCATTGATTCTGAAACAGGCCGAATCATCTTTACCAGCGTAGAACCTTTTGGAGAGTACCTCTTCAATAAGCTGGACAATACCCCAAATGGAGGTCCAGAAGTGTACAACAATCCAGATACGTACAATGCTAACCAGGCGAAATATGTCTATAGAGACATGTATCGTACTACCAAGGCACAGGCGCTACAAACGGCTGAAAAAAATAAATACCTAATCAAGGGTGAATACAAAGCGACAGGTCAGCAAGGAATTCCCATAGGTGGTTTCAATATACCACGAGGTTCGGTTACGGTGACCGCTGGTGGTCGAACGCTACAAGAAGGTATTGATTATACAGTGGATTATGCGCGAGGTAGCGTTATCATTCTCGACCAAGCGCTCTTGAATTCAAATACTCCTATACAGGTTTCTACCGAAAACAATTCAACCTTTAACCAGCAAACCAAAAGGTTTACGGGTATCAATGTCGAGCATACTTTCAATGAAAACTTTATCGTAGGTGGAACATTTTTGAATCTTAAAGAGCGACCTATTACCCAAAAGTCCAACTATGGTACGGAGCCTATCAACAATACGATCATAGGTGCCAACTTCCTCTACAATACTGAAGTTCCGTTTTTGACAAGGTTGGCCAATAAGTTACCCAATATTGATACGGATGTCATCTCCAATTTATCTGTTAGAGGTGAAGCCGCGTATTTATTTCCGGGATCACCAGACAGTGATAATTTTGATGGTAGAGCCGCAGCCTATGTGGATGATTTTGAAGGTTCACAAACATCCATAAATATCTTATCTCCATTAGCTTGGAACCTAGCGAGTACACCAGTAGCTTTTGAAGGAGCAGGATCACCTTCCAACCCGTTAGCTTACAATTATTCTCGCGGTCGACTGGCTTGGTATACTATTGACCCTATATTTTATGGTAATCAACGTCCCGATGAGATAACCGATGCAGATGTTTCTGACTACCGTACAAGGCGCGTGTTTATAGATGAGATTTTCCCACAGGTGGATATTCAGCAAGGACAGACCCAAGTGATCAACACCTTGGACTTATCCTTCTATCCAGACGAACGAGGATCCTACAATTACAATCCTGCAGCAGCTGGAACCGATATTCTTCCTAACCCAGCAGACAGTTGGGGTGGAATCACACGCAGTTTCTTAAGTACAGATTTTGAGGCTACTAATGTGGAGTACATCCAGTTCTGGGTCATGGATCCATTCATGTATGATCAAACAAATGATGGTGGAACGATCTCCATCAACTTGGGAAGTATCTCTGAAGATATTTTAAAGGATAACCGCAAGCAATATGAAAACGGGTTGCCAGAAGATGGCGGCACCGATTTGACGGTTTCAACCGCTTTTGGAAAAGTTCCCTTGAACCAATCACTGATTTATGCTTTTGATACGGAAGGTCAGGAACGTATCAATCAAGATATAGGTCTCGATGGATTTAGCGATGCCGAAGAAATTGCAAATTTCCCTCAATTTGGTCCAGATCCTGCGGCAGACAATTATGAATATTTCATAGCTGCAGATGGAAATATCCTGGAGCGCTACAAACGATACAATAATACTGAAGGAAACTCACCTACAGATGTCACCCAAACAGATCGTGGATCTACCACTCAACCAGATGTGGAAGACATCAACCGTGACAACACGATGAATACCATCGACAGTTATTTTGAGTACGAGATCGAGATCGCACCAGGCAGAATGCAAGTAGGTACTAATCCTTATGTCTCAGACTCCAGACTTGTCACTTCAACCTTGCCTAACGGTTCTACAATCGATACTAGATGGGTTCAATTTAGAGTGCCATTAAATGATCCTACTCGTGAGTCCATTGGAGAAATTGCAGATTTCAGGGCGATTCGATTTATGAGAATGTACCTGTCAGACTTTGAGGTGGATACTTTCTTGAGGTTTGGTGCGATGGATTTAGTTCGTGGTGATTATCGTAGATACACGGCTTCACTCGACCCTAATGATCCTAACGTTGATAATGATCAGACCTCGTTTGAGGTTCAAGCCGTCAACATTGAGAATAACGATAGAAGAGAACCTATTCCTTATGTATTGCCTCCAGGTGTGATCAGGGAAGAACTGAGAACTCAAAACCAAAATATTCGTCAGAATGAGCAGTCGCTAGCTCTTTTAGTGGAAGATCTAGAAGCTTTTGATAGAAGAGCCGTTTTCAAGAACATTAGAATTGACATGAGGCAGTACGAAAATCTTGAGATGTTTGTACATGCAGAATCTATGGTGGACAAGCAGCCGCTTCTTGATGGTGAACTGGAAGCCTTTATACGTATAGGTGTTGACTTTACTGAAAATTACTACGAGATACGATTACCCTTAACGCCTACACCATTCAATAGTACTAGTCCAGAAGAAATCTGGCCTGCCGCAAATCGATTTGACATAGATCTTTCATTATTACAGGAGATTAAGTCCAGAGTATTGAGTGATCCTGCTTTGATCAATAGTGAAGTAAACTTTTTTAATCAGGCAGATCTTGATCCAGATTCAGCAGGTGAACCCAACCAGCAGATCTATGGTATCAAAGGAAACCCTAATTATGGAGATGTGCGAGCGGTCATGTTGGGTGTACGAAATAATGTCAAAAGCTCCATTAGTGGTGAGGTGTGGTTTAATGAATTGCGCCTTTCTGGACTTCAAAATCAAGGAGGTTATGCGGCCATTCTCAATCTGGATGCAAACATGGCAGATTTTGCCACGGTCAGTGCCAACGGTAGACGCAGTACCATTGGTTTTGGATCCATTGAACAAGGTCCCAATGAGCGCAGTCGTGAAGATGTGACCCAGTATGATGTCACTACAAGTCTAAGTCTAGGACAGTTGTTCCCGCAAAAATGGGGATTGAACTTGCCGTTCTCCTATCGCATAGAAGAAGAAACGGTGACACCTCAATTTGATCCTCAGTTTGAAGATATTGAGTTGGATACAAGACTGGCAAATGCTACCAGCGACCAGGAACGTGAGGCGATTAGAAATCAGTCAGAAGATTATACAAAGAGACAGAGCGTTAACCTTATAGGTGTTAGTAAGGCCAGAACAGGCGACAGCAAGCCTATGCCTTATGATATAGAAAACTTTGTGTTCTCTGGATCATACAATCAGACTGACCAGCGCAATTTTGAAATCGAAGAGTTCAAGGATCAATCCGTGAACGTGAATGCTACCTATAATTATGCATTTCCAGAGTTGAAATTTGAACCGCTCGTTAAGGCAGACACTACATTCTCAGGTGATTATTTCAAATTCCTCAGGGATTTCAACGTCAATCTGTTGCCTAATGTGTTTACTGCCAGCGGTACTGTACGTCGTCAATTCAACACACAAACCTTTAGGGATTTACAGCTGGATACCAACCCAGTAGATCTGGATGGTGATGGTATCCCAGATGCGCAAAATATTGCTCTGGCACCATTGACCAATCGTAATTTTACACTGGCCAATCAATATGCCATCACTTGGGACCTTACCAACTCCTTGAACTTGAACCTGACAGCTAACAACGACCGCATCATACGCAGTTACATCAATACAGAGGACAACACCATTGACGAGAGCTACACATTGTGGACTAATTTCTTGGATGAAGGTATACCAGACTCGCACACCAGACAGTTTAGAGCGACTTATGAGGTGCCGTTCGAGAAGTTTCCTTTTCTCGCTTTCGCGAAAGCGACATACACCTACACAGCAGATTTCAACTGGCAGCGTAACTCACAACAATTTGCACAGCTAGACGGCATTCCCAACTTAGGAAACAGTGTCCAAAACGCCAATACGCACCGTATCAATGGTAATTTGGATTTGGGTAAATTGTATTCCTACGTAGGACTGGAGAAGAAGAAATTTGGCGCTGCGGCGCGTAAAGAAGCACAACAACGCACGGCAAGTAGATCGCGCAATCGACTGCCTACAGCCAGACAGGAAAAAGGTGAAGAGCAAGAAAAAACTGAAGAAATAAAAATTCCAAAGAAGAATTTTGCCAACCAGGCTTACAACACGCTGATAGGGATCGCAACATCTGTAAAACGAGCGACCATTAATTATGAAGAAGGTAACGGTATTTTCTTGCCAGGATATACACCTAGCGTTGGATTTATTGGGACCTTAAGACCTAGTACAGGATTTACTTTTGGTAGTCAAGCCGAAATTAGGGATCTCGCCGCTAGACGTGGATGGTTGACGTTGTACCAAGACTTCAACGAGCAATATGCAGAAATCGAGCGACGTAAACTGAACGTGAACTTTAGTGTGGATTTGTTGCCAGACCTTAAGATCGACATCGTTTCCAACAGACAGTATCAAGAGACTTTTAATGAAAATTATAGGGTAGATCCAGATGATCTGACGTATCAATCGTTAACGCCGCAAACCTTTGGTAACTTCAGTATTTCAACACTTATGTTAGGTACGGCTTTTTCTAAAAGTAGTATCGAGGATTCCCAGACTTTTGACCAGTTTAGAGACAATAGATTGCAGGTGGCAAACAGGCTTGCAAGAGAATTTTATGGGACTGATAATTTCTCACGTGATGACGATGGTTTCCCTAACGGGTTTAGCCGCAATAGTCAAAACGTATTGTTGCCATCATTTTTAGCAGCCTACGAAGGTCGTGATGTCAACGACCAAGATGATAATGCCTTTAAGGATATACCATTGCCTAACTGGGATATCAAGTACACAGGTCTCATGAAGTTGGCCTGGTTTAGAAAAACATTCAAGCGCTTTAGCCTACAACATGGTTACCGTTCTGATTATACCATCAACAGGTTCCAGACTAATTTGAATTTTTCTGCAGGAAACGGTGGTTTAGAATATGAGCAGCAAAACCAGCAGGTATTGAATCAAAACGGAGATTATAAGCCTGCCAATTTGTATTACAACATCAATTTAACCGAAGCTTTTAGCCCGTTGATCAAGGTAGATTTTGAAATGAGAAACTCGCTGTCCATAGCAGCCGAGTGGAGAAAGGATAGAGCGATATCCTTGAGCTTTGATAACAACCTATTGACTGAGATAAGCGGTAATGAGCTTGTTCTGGGTGTAGGATACCGTATTAAAGACGTTCCTTTTAGAACGAGTGTAGGTGGTCGCAGCAGGGTTATCAAAAGCGATCTTAACTTAAGGCTGGATGGATCGGTTAGGGATAATATCACTATCATAAGATATCTGGATCTGGAAAACAGTCAAGCAACAGCTGGACAAACCATTTATGGTGCTAAATTCACGGCAGAGTATGCCTTTAGTAGAGCATTTCAAGCGCTCTTTTACTATGATCATACGTTTTCTGAATTTGCTATTTCTACAGCATTCCCGCAAACCACCATTAGAAGTGGTATCACCCTACAATATACTTTTGGGAATTAA
- the gcvH gene encoding glycine cleavage system protein GcvH, producing the protein MNIPAELKYTKDHEWVKIDGDIATVGITDFAQGELGDIVYVEVETIDETLEQEEVFGTVEAVKTVSDLFLPLSGEILEFNEKLEDEPELVNSDPYGDGWMIKMKISDDSQLSSLLSADAYKELVG; encoded by the coding sequence ATGAATATTCCAGCAGAATTAAAATACACAAAGGATCACGAGTGGGTCAAAATAGATGGTGATATCGCAACTGTAGGTATTACGGACTTCGCTCAAGGCGAGTTGGGTGATATCGTCTATGTAGAGGTAGAAACTATAGATGAAACTCTTGAACAAGAAGAAGTATTTGGTACGGTAGAAGCCGTAAAAACTGTTTCTGATCTATTCTTGCCGCTGTCTGGTGAAATTCTGGAATTCAATGAGAAACTAGAAGATGAACCAGAATTGGTGAATTCTGATCCCTATGGAGATGGCTGGATGATCAAAATGAAAATTTCAGATGATTCCCAACTGTCTAGTTTGCTAAGCGCAGACGCGTATAAGGAATTAGTAGGGTAG
- a CDS encoding VanZ family protein, whose product MQKLLYWIAPFYTALIAYGSLSSSTVPSIDVKNIDKAYHAGAYFLMMVVWYLFFYHRYLERQVHFEYNLGMILSQWSRTIAVAASIFSLVIGGFLELGQGFISQNRTMDGYDMLANGTGIIIAVLVLWLISSMRSPR is encoded by the coding sequence ATGCAAAAGCTTCTCTACTGGATAGCACCATTCTATACGGCGTTGATTGCCTACGGTTCTCTGTCCAGTAGTACGGTTCCTTCCATTGATGTTAAAAATATTGATAAAGCGTATCATGCTGGCGCCTATTTTTTGATGATGGTAGTGTGGTATTTGTTTTTTTACCATCGATATTTAGAGCGTCAGGTTCATTTTGAATACAATCTGGGTATGATTCTCTCTCAATGGTCACGAACGATTGCTGTGGCAGCTTCTATTTTTTCGTTAGTCATAGGCGGTTTTTTAGAGCTGGGTCAAGGATTTATTTCGCAAAATAGAACAATGGACGGCTATGATATGCTGGCAAATGGGACTGGCATTATAATTGCAGTTTTAGTTTTGTGGCTTATATCTTCAATGAGGAGTCCTAGATAA
- a CDS encoding energy transducer TonB, whose amino-acid sequence MEVKKSENADLRKNITIYALMGLAFMLLLSWQGLEYESKQVDVEEIYDEPMVMEEVEDIPITQMLDTPPPPPPPPPAPEIIEVVEDEVEIEEVEIQDTETDEQEEIVEVEEVAEEVGVVEEIADVPFAIIENVPVYPGCENEKNNADRKKCMQEKITRFVRKEFDTGIANEVGLSGKQTISVQFKIDKSGKVVNIVSRAKDPKLQTEAARVINKLPTMTPGKQRGKPVGVIYGLPIIFEVQD is encoded by the coding sequence ATGGAAGTAAAAAAATCAGAAAACGCAGACTTGCGTAAAAACATTACCATCTATGCCCTGATGGGGCTAGCATTTATGTTATTGCTCTCATGGCAAGGACTAGAATACGAATCTAAGCAGGTAGACGTAGAAGAAATCTATGATGAGCCTATGGTAATGGAAGAAGTGGAAGATATCCCTATCACACAGATGTTGGATACGCCGCCACCGCCGCCACCACCGCCACCAGCACCTGAAATAATCGAGGTCGTTGAGGATGAAGTTGAAATTGAAGAAGTTGAAATTCAAGATACTGAAACTGACGAGCAAGAGGAAATTGTAGAAGTTGAAGAGGTAGCTGAAGAAGTTGGTGTTGTAGAAGAAATTGCTGACGTACCATTTGCAATCATTGAAAACGTACCTGTTTATCCTGGTTGTGAAAATGAGAAAAACAATGCAGACCGTAAAAAGTGTATGCAGGAGAAGATCACACGTTTTGTGAGAAAAGAATTCGATACGGGTATTGCAAACGAAGTAGGTCTTTCTGGAAAGCAAACGATAAGTGTTCAATTTAAAATCGACAAAAGCGGTAAAGTGGTTAACATCGTTTCTAGAGCAAAAGATCCTAAGCTACAAACTGAAGCTGCCCGAGTCATTAATAAATTACCTACAATGACACCAGGTAAACAAAGAGGTAAACCAGTAGGTGTTATTTATGGACTTCCTATCATTTTTGAGGTTCAAGACTAA
- a CDS encoding energy transducer TonB — MRNLDSKVGAATPTGTSRADKKSVSIKTNSSINFLIGLCAVMMFSFVVIELQTPKIDREYTISLRDDYVIESNLDRFRIEKSQPEPRPVKQPKEPKVQEPKVNKIKPPVIVDNSDPEPTEDPEPNDTPVDEPAEDSPTTTTSEPSKTAPVSSEPRNVMSVTEVPLFPGCSASLNNEERINCLNEKMQRFVQRRFDLSLANELNNTKQVNITVVFTIGTDGLPKDLIVQAPNEKLKKEAYRIVSKLPKMTPGKFEGADVNTTYALPIIFRIQ; from the coding sequence ATGAGAAATCTAGACTCCAAGGTAGGTGCTGCAACACCAACTGGAACCAGTAGAGCGGACAAGAAATCCGTGAGCATCAAGACCAATTCATCCATCAACTTCCTTATCGGGCTCTGTGCGGTAATGATGTTTTCGTTTGTGGTCATTGAATTACAAACTCCCAAAATCGATCGGGAATATACCATAAGCCTACGGGATGATTATGTTATTGAGTCCAATCTGGACAGGTTCAGGATTGAAAAGTCACAGCCAGAGCCACGTCCTGTAAAGCAGCCTAAAGAGCCAAAAGTTCAAGAACCTAAAGTCAATAAAATCAAACCACCGGTAATTGTTGACAACAGCGATCCAGAACCAACTGAAGATCCAGAGCCCAACGATACGCCTGTAGACGAGCCTGCAGAAGACTCACCCACAACTACCACGTCTGAACCGTCAAAAACAGCGCCCGTTTCCAGCGAGCCTCGTAATGTCATGAGTGTTACAGAAGTCCCTTTGTTCCCAGGTTGTAGTGCTTCATTGAATAACGAAGAGCGTATCAATTGTTTAAATGAAAAAATGCAGCGGTTTGTTCAAAGACGTTTTGATTTAAGCCTTGCCAACGAGTTAAACAATACAAAACAAGTCAATATCACCGTGGTTTTTACTATTGGAACCGATGGGTTGCCTAAAGATTTGATTGTGCAAGCCCCTAATGAGAAGTTGAAAAAAGAAGCCTATCGCATCGTTTCAAAATTGCCTAAAATGACACCAGGAAAATTTGAGGGTGCAGACGTCAATACGACTTATGCCCTACCTATCATTTTTAGGATACAGTAA